The following proteins come from a genomic window of Nostoc sp. TCL26-01:
- a CDS encoding AbrB/MazE/SpoVT family DNA-binding domain-containing protein, which translates to MEITKISNEGKVIIPEESLKASGWEIGQELIAINMGDGILLKPKKPFVETTLNDVAGCLKYQGAPKSLEDMNHAIRQGIEELWHSGSLRDD; encoded by the coding sequence ATGGAAATAACCAAAATATCAAATGAAGGAAAAGTAATTATTCCTGAAGAATCACTGAAAGCTTCAGGCTGGGAAATCGGACAGGAATTAATAGCCATTAATATGGGTGATGGGATTCTTCTCAAACCCAAGAAACCCTTTGTAGAAACTACATTAAATGATGTTGCAGGTTGCTTAAAATATCAAGGCGCACCCAAATCTTTAGAAGATATGAATCATGCCATCCGTCAAGGTATTGAGGAATTATGGCATAGTGGTAGCCTTCGTGATGACTGA
- a CDS encoding type II toxin-antitoxin system Phd/YefM family antitoxin: MYSLEIPEGQAEFAELLRRVLEGEEVIISQAGTPIARIVPIAEQKLPRIPGLDRGQVIISPDFDAPLPDEVLNAFINPTDTEA, from the coding sequence ATGTACAGCCTAGAAATCCCGGAAGGTCAAGCTGAATTTGCGGAACTACTCCGTCGAGTGCTAGAAGGAGAAGAAGTGATTATTTCTCAAGCAGGCACTCCTATCGCGCGTATAGTCCCAATTGCTGAACAGAAATTACCTCGAATTCCAGGTTTAGATCGTGGTCAGGTAATAATTTCCCCAGACTTTGATGCTCCCCTCCCCGACGAGGTGCTAAATGCTTTTATCAACCCAACAGACACAGAAGCATGA
- a CDS encoding type II toxin-antitoxin system VapC family toxin, with amino-acid sequence MRALLDTHTFIWWVIDDNRLSSTARNIIADPGNNLFFSAASAWEIVIKVRLGKLNLPEPPETYIPNRLTINRFESLPIQVNHALQVVNLPALHQDPFDRIIIAQSQVEKMPIITVDNKITQYPVDVIW; translated from the coding sequence ATGAGAGCATTACTTGATACCCATACGTTTATTTGGTGGGTTATTGACGATAACCGACTCTCATCTACAGCTAGAAATATAATTGCTGATCCAGGGAATAACTTATTTTTTAGTGCCGCAAGCGCATGGGAAATTGTAATTAAAGTTCGTTTGGGTAAATTAAATTTACCAGAGCCACCAGAAACTTACATTCCCAATCGGTTGACGATAAATCGATTTGAAAGTTTGCCTATTCAAGTGAATCACGCTTTACAAGTCGTCAATCTACCTGCTTTACATCAAGACCCTTTTGACCGAATAATTATTGCTCAAAGTCAAGTGGAAAAAATGCCCATAATTACTGTAGATAATAAAATCACACAGTATCCTGTTGATGTAATTTGGTAG